In Oryzias melastigma strain HK-1 unplaced genomic scaffold, ASM292280v2 sc00371, whole genome shotgun sequence, the following are encoded in one genomic region:
- the LOC112138150 gene encoding zinc finger protein OZF-like isoform X2 has product MEIPTFEEHENSEADGNTQQSFNGTDSQDEEGNQHEESTSTPDEETEPQNRDQRKKRDRSHVQSVASSHMSESQCGSDGSKKFKMTTLVKKCKQSLKEKRLCSAGSGKRTRISHDVSVHMRTKSDERPYVCKECDKSFSYAYKLKRHMIIHTGGKPFMCRECDNSFSRKSHLNRHMSIHTGEKPFLCKECDQTFRIEDSLKIHIRIHTGEKPFMCRECDNSFNDRSSLKSHIRTHTGEKPFSCKECDRSFSNTSHLKSHMRTHSGNKPFTCKECDRSFSNTSHLKSHMRTHTGEKPFSCTECDRSFSQISTLKSHIRTHTGEKPFSCKVCDRSFSQKSALKSHMRTHTGNKPFTCKECDRSFSNTSHLKSHMRTHTGEKPFSCTECDRSFSQKSHLKRHMRIHIGEKPFLKQGKPTGEP; this is encoded by the coding sequence atggagattcctactTTTGAGGAACACGAgaacagtgaagcagatggaaacactcagcagagctttaatggaactgatagtcaggatgaagaaggaaaccaacatgaagaatcaacatcaactccagatgaagagacagagccacagaacagagatcagaggaagaaaagagacagaagtcatgtccaaagtgtggccagctctcacatgtcagaaagtcAGTGTGGCTCTGATGGTAGTAAAAAGTTCAAGATGACAACTTTGGTGAAGAAATGCAAACAATCcctaaaagaaaagagactttGCTCTGCAGGGTCTGGTAAAAGAACAAGAATTTCACATGATGTTTCTGTCCACATGAGAACTAAGTCTGATGAAAGACCTTAtgtctgtaaagaatgtgacaaaagttttagttatGCATATAAACTTAAGAGACACATGATAATTCACACAGGAGGAAAGCCTTTTATGTGTAGAGAATGTGATAATAGTTTTAGTCGAAAATCTCATCTCAATAGACACATGAgtattcatacaggagagaagccttttttgtgtaaagaatgtgaccaAACTTTTAGGATTGAAGACAGTCTCAAAATACACATaagaattcatacaggagagaagccttttatgtGTAGAGAATGTGACAATAGTTTTAATGATAGATCTTCTCTCAAATCACACAttagaactcatacaggagagaagcctttttcgtgtaaagaatgtgatagaagttttagtAATACTTCTcatctcaaatcacacatgagaactcattcAGGAAAtaagccttttacgtgtaaagaatgtgatagaagttttagtAATACTTCTCATCTCAAATCCCACATGAGAAcgcatacaggagagaagcctttctcgTGTAcagaatgtgatagaagttttagtcaaatatcaactctcaaatcacacattagaactcatacaggagaaaagcctttttcgtgtaaagtatgtgatagaagttttagtcaaaaatctgctctcaaatcacacatgagaactcatacaggaaataagccttttacgtgtaaagaatgtgatagaagttttagtAATACTTCTcatctcaaatcacacatgagaacgcatacaggagagaagcctttctcgTGTAcagaatgtgatagaagttttagtcaaaaatctcatctcaaaagacacatgagaattcatataggagagaagccttttttaaaGCAAGGGAAACCCACAGGGGAGCCATGA